A DNA window from Schlesneria paludicola DSM 18645 contains the following coding sequences:
- a CDS encoding ArnT family glycosyltransferase produces MWQSPTSNEPAHLASGVALWELGRFDVYRVNPPLIRAIAAIPVMMNGCKTHWNNLRYGPQVRSEFAIGADFVKVNRLDSVHLFNLARLACLPFSILGAWCCYLWGRALCGSLSGFLSCVLWCFSPNILAAGQVICPDMGGASLGLVASYTFWRWLKALSWESAALCGATFGLALLARSSWIVLFGLWPSIWFVVFLLQIQKNGVSTSLRSQIGQMTLLFGVSLYVLNLGYLFDGTLMRLGDFEFVSQRLGNPQPDARSGNVFKDGHFAFIPVPLPKEFVLGLDQQKKDFEAFPHASYLRGEWRMSGWWYYYLYGFLVKVPASILCLVLISICVSFQKLPRIELDHVAGWMSLCLPGLATVVILSCQPSLNHHFRYALPAFGPLFVFAGSIPFTIRRWKQNLRLAVIALTMTCVVSLITTTLTTAPRFISFFNLVAGGARQGHRHMIHSSLDWGQDLYFLKEWLQQQQIDQPIHLAYHGVFDPADIGIDHVPARCGPHWMTSASPDETSDLWVISVNYLVGDRWRLSPNCHYEEFLRKTPIHVCGDSLYVYKIPHDRRE; encoded by the coding sequence ATGTGGCAAAGTCCGACATCAAATGAACCGGCACACTTGGCCTCGGGGGTCGCTCTGTGGGAACTCGGGCGATTCGACGTCTACCGTGTGAACCCACCACTGATCCGGGCAATCGCCGCGATTCCGGTGATGATGAACGGCTGCAAGACTCACTGGAACAATCTCCGCTACGGCCCCCAAGTGCGATCAGAATTCGCGATTGGAGCCGATTTCGTCAAAGTGAACCGCCTCGATTCAGTTCATCTGTTCAACCTTGCCCGATTGGCCTGCCTTCCTTTCAGCATATTGGGTGCCTGGTGTTGCTACCTTTGGGGACGTGCATTGTGCGGGTCCTTGTCTGGGTTTTTGTCGTGTGTGTTGTGGTGCTTCAGCCCCAATATTCTCGCGGCGGGTCAGGTGATTTGCCCAGATATGGGCGGCGCTTCACTGGGACTTGTCGCCTCTTACACGTTTTGGCGGTGGCTGAAAGCGCTTTCGTGGGAATCAGCGGCACTTTGCGGGGCGACGTTCGGATTGGCATTGCTCGCAAGATCGTCGTGGATTGTGCTGTTCGGGCTTTGGCCGTCGATATGGTTCGTCGTGTTCCTGTTGCAGATACAAAAAAATGGCGTGAGCACGAGCCTGCGAAGTCAAATTGGCCAAATGACGCTTTTGTTCGGCGTATCGCTCTATGTGCTCAACCTTGGATATCTATTCGATGGCACACTGATGCGGTTGGGCGATTTCGAATTTGTCAGCCAGCGACTGGGAAACCCCCAACCCGATGCACGTTCGGGGAACGTCTTCAAAGACGGCCATTTCGCCTTTATTCCGGTGCCGCTTCCCAAAGAATTCGTACTCGGACTGGATCAGCAAAAGAAAGACTTCGAAGCGTTTCCGCATGCATCCTATCTACGCGGCGAATGGCGCATGTCCGGTTGGTGGTACTACTATCTATATGGTTTTTTGGTTAAAGTGCCCGCAAGCATTCTCTGCCTTGTCCTGATTTCCATTTGCGTGTCATTTCAAAAGCTTCCCCGCATCGAGCTCGATCACGTGGCAGGTTGGATGTCCCTCTGCCTTCCAGGCCTTGCGACGGTCGTCATCCTCAGTTGCCAACCCTCCTTGAATCATCACTTTCGATATGCCCTGCCTGCGTTCGGACCACTGTTCGTCTTCGCCGGTTCGATTCCATTCACGATCCGTCGTTGGAAACAGAATCTCCGCTTGGCCGTGATAGCCCTTACGATGACCTGCGTGGTTTCATTGATAACGACAACCCTCACAACGGCGCCGCGGTTCATATCATTCTTTAACCTGGTCGCTGGCGGTGCACGCCAAGGCCATCGCCACATGATTCACAGCAGTTTGGATTGGGGACAAGATCTGTACTTTCTGAAGGAATGGCTGCAGCAGCAACAGATCGATCAGCCGATTCACTTGGCATATCATGGCGTATTTGATCCCGCCGATATTGGAATCGATCATGTGCCAGCAAGATGTGGCCCACACTGGATGACATCAGCCTCGCCCGACGAAACATCCGACTTATGGGTCATCAGTGTCAACTATCTGGTTGGTGACCGATGGCGATTGTCACCCAACTGTCACTATGAAGAGTTCTTGCGAAAGACACCGATCCACGTTTGCGGAGACAGCCTCTACGTTTACAAGATTCCGCACGATCGCCGCGAGTAA
- a CDS encoding excinuclease ABC subunit UvrC, with protein MADELPIIQPPVEPREKVKTFPGSPGVYLMKDSRGRVIYIGKAVNLRNRAGSYFTKQAAEDLRTANLVPEIRDLDYIVTDSEVDALLLEARLIKDVQPRFNQELKDDKTFPYLEIFIREEFPRVEFTRKPRPRGTKLYGPFTNAKRLRGAIAVLQQIFQFRTCSLDIKEADERWRWFRPCLLASIHQCTAPCNMRISRDDYRRDIRRLRMFLDGKKESLFNELRSEMQLAAKELKFEKAARLRDQIKSLENLNLRGDLREHAQPEVFQIDPKRGLAGLKKVFDLPTLPRRIEGMDIAHLQGGQTVASCVQFIDGLPFKHGYKRFKIRSIDGVDDFASMREVVSRHFRRLQQEGQPFPDLLLIDGGKGQLGAAMAALESIGVTAPFVCSLAKREEEIFLPGQSEPRVLSKHSYALRLLQYVRDESHRFAQQYHHLLRKKTTFGDEPT; from the coding sequence ATGGCCGATGAACTTCCAATCATTCAACCTCCTGTCGAGCCCCGGGAAAAAGTGAAAACGTTTCCCGGATCGCCGGGGGTTTATCTGATGAAAGACAGCCGGGGACGTGTGATCTACATCGGCAAAGCGGTCAACTTGCGGAACCGCGCCGGAAGTTATTTCACAAAGCAAGCCGCCGAAGATCTGCGAACCGCAAACCTGGTCCCGGAAATTCGCGATCTCGACTACATCGTGACCGATAGCGAAGTCGACGCGCTGCTGCTGGAAGCGCGGCTCATCAAAGATGTTCAGCCACGGTTCAATCAGGAACTTAAGGACGACAAGACATTTCCGTATCTCGAGATTTTCATTCGCGAAGAATTCCCGCGTGTCGAGTTCACTCGGAAGCCTCGCCCGCGGGGAACAAAGCTGTACGGCCCGTTCACAAACGCCAAGCGCCTGCGTGGGGCCATCGCGGTCCTGCAACAGATCTTTCAGTTCCGGACCTGCTCGCTCGATATCAAGGAGGCGGATGAGCGTTGGCGCTGGTTCAGGCCCTGTCTGCTGGCCAGCATTCATCAATGTACTGCCCCCTGCAACATGCGGATCAGTCGAGACGACTATCGTCGCGATATCCGCCGTCTGCGAATGTTTCTCGATGGGAAAAAGGAAAGCCTGTTCAATGAACTGCGCAGTGAGATGCAGTTGGCGGCAAAGGAACTGAAGTTCGAAAAGGCCGCACGGCTGCGTGATCAGATCAAGTCGTTAGAGAACTTGAATCTGCGGGGTGACCTGCGCGAGCACGCGCAGCCCGAAGTGTTTCAGATCGATCCCAAGCGCGGCCTGGCGGGATTGAAGAAGGTATTCGACCTCCCCACCCTGCCCCGTCGGATTGAGGGAATGGATATCGCCCACCTGCAGGGCGGACAAACGGTCGCCAGTTGCGTTCAGTTTATTGATGGCCTGCCGTTCAAGCATGGATACAAGCGATTCAAAATTCGATCGATCGATGGCGTCGACGATTTCGCCTCTATGCGAGAAGTGGTCAGTCGTCATTTCCGGCGACTGCAGCAAGAAGGGCAGCCGTTTCCTGACCTGTTGCTGATTGACGGGGGAAAAGGGCAGTTGGGCGCGGCCATGGCGGCACTGGAAAGCATCGGCGTGACGGCGCCCTTCGTCTGTTCATTGGCCAAGCGGGAAGAGGAAATTTTCTTGCCAGGTCAGTCGGAACCACGCGTGCTCAGTAAGCATTCGTATGCCTTGCGGCTGTTGCAGTATGTGCGCGATGAATCGCACCGATTTGCGCAGCAGTACCATCATTTGCTGCGGAAGAAAACGACGTTTGGCGACGAGCCGACGTGA
- a CDS encoding radical SAM/SPASM domain-containing protein: MKAGCSGGGCSSGCGSSGGNAAPRVVPEIDSEAINTGVPFDERRLNLGATPTKGTFVTFIDLDLTVECNLRCTYCFKEKWNEHMEERVAFDAVLWLLHASGPTKNVAVNFMGGEPLLRFRLIKKLVPFGKRRAWQLGKNIHFGMTTNGTLVTDEVVSFWKKWGMGFHTSIDGTPEVQDRNRPTTGGRGSSQLVEKSVPKVLQYRPHTTARSTVVPDSAATLVESYKYFRSLGYINVAFVPGGPSFWSPESIQAYEKELMGVCDLVMDEFRQGRFIYLKGIDDAIQGIIRDKRPNHACGAGRGLLLVDIHGDIWPCHRWNKDHHQSWRIGNIYQQFDDLVRAELDRPNHTDLLEQNCEICVANKFCAGGCPAENLEETGKVYKRHPNACELTRVWARAGQYVHDVLLKEGNATFMAHYYKDKNSQLN; encoded by the coding sequence ATGAAGGCAGGTTGCTCTGGGGGAGGGTGTAGCTCAGGGTGCGGTTCGTCAGGCGGGAACGCGGCTCCGAGAGTCGTTCCTGAGATCGACTCCGAAGCGATCAATACTGGGGTGCCTTTCGATGAGAGACGCTTGAATCTCGGCGCGACGCCGACCAAAGGAACGTTCGTCACCTTTATCGATCTTGATCTGACCGTCGAGTGCAATCTGAGGTGTACATATTGTTTCAAAGAAAAATGGAATGAACACATGGAAGAGCGAGTGGCATTCGATGCCGTCCTTTGGCTGCTCCATGCATCCGGTCCAACGAAAAATGTCGCCGTGAATTTTATGGGTGGCGAGCCGCTTCTTCGTTTTCGGCTGATCAAAAAGCTGGTTCCTTTTGGAAAACGCCGAGCGTGGCAGCTTGGGAAGAATATTCATTTCGGAATGACAACGAACGGAACACTCGTCACGGACGAAGTCGTGAGTTTCTGGAAAAAGTGGGGGATGGGATTTCACACTTCGATTGATGGGACCCCGGAAGTACAAGATCGAAACCGGCCAACGACGGGCGGACGGGGGTCATCGCAACTCGTGGAGAAATCCGTACCTAAGGTCTTGCAATATCGTCCACACACGACGGCGCGCAGTACGGTCGTTCCTGATAGCGCCGCCACACTCGTCGAGAGTTACAAATACTTTCGATCGCTCGGTTACATCAATGTCGCGTTTGTTCCCGGTGGTCCATCTTTCTGGAGTCCGGAGAGCATTCAAGCCTATGAGAAGGAACTGATGGGAGTTTGCGATTTGGTAATGGATGAATTCCGCCAAGGGCGATTTATCTACTTGAAGGGGATCGACGATGCCATTCAAGGGATTATCCGAGACAAACGCCCCAATCATGCTTGCGGCGCGGGGCGCGGACTGTTGCTTGTGGATATTCATGGCGATATCTGGCCGTGCCATCGTTGGAACAAAGATCATCATCAGTCGTGGCGAATTGGAAATATTTACCAGCAATTTGACGATCTGGTTCGCGCCGAATTGGATCGACCCAATCATACAGATCTCCTCGAGCAGAATTGTGAGATCTGCGTTGCGAATAAGTTCTGTGCGGGAGGGTGTCCGGCCGAGAACTTGGAAGAAACTGGAAAGGTCTACAAACGGCATCCCAATGCCTGTGAGTTGACTCGTGTGTGGGCGCGAGCCGGGCAATATGTCCACGACGTGCTTCTGAAAGAAGGCAATGCCACGTTTATGGCACATTACTACAAAGACAAGAACTCACAGTTGAACTGA
- a CDS encoding sugar ABC transporter ATP-binding protein, whose product MSDSSAPLLLDCRDVSVRFGGVVALSGVDFSLQPGEVHGLVGCNGAGKSTLMKVLAGVVPEYTGEIRLDGRLIRLSSPREALSHGIAMVYQELSGIEQLSVVENLFLGRQLVNAWGQLDWREMTRQATAALAELDIQIDVRRRLRDYPLVIRQMIEIARGLHSGARVLILDEPTSALSPPEARRLFELIKHLQTRGVAMVFISHFLEDVLAICNRVTILKDGRKLRTSLSRDLDRATIIREMVGDVTESTSEECVETALPVAAEGAARLEIRGLMRSRCFESISLDVKPGECLGLYGFVGAGHQDLVHALGGSVNPEGGQILVDGKPIRTGDVASAVGEGVVLVAADRAQTLARRAPISHNTTLAHLRRTLGNWIVRRRENQVCQPLLERVGCNPPNPALRAGALSGGNQQKVVLAKWLLGPIRVLLLEEPTRGMDVHAKAEIMELVAEQKRQGAAVVLASTEPELVLAYSDRIVTLARGRVTRVFSGERVTKQDLMRCAEVV is encoded by the coding sequence ATGTCCGACTCTTCCGCTCCACTGCTGCTGGATTGCCGTGACGTCAGCGTCCGTTTTGGGGGCGTTGTCGCGCTTTCGGGTGTCGACTTCAGCTTGCAACCGGGGGAAGTCCATGGGCTTGTCGGCTGTAACGGCGCGGGAAAGTCGACGCTGATGAAAGTCCTGGCGGGCGTCGTTCCCGAATATACCGGCGAGATTCGGCTCGATGGTCGGTTGATCCGGCTCAGTTCCCCGCGCGAGGCCTTGTCGCACGGCATCGCGATGGTCTATCAGGAACTCTCGGGCATCGAGCAACTGAGCGTGGTCGAGAATCTGTTTCTCGGGCGTCAATTGGTCAATGCCTGGGGGCAATTGGATTGGCGCGAGATGACGCGGCAGGCAACGGCGGCACTCGCTGAGCTCGATATTCAGATCGACGTTCGTCGTCGGCTGCGCGATTACCCGCTGGTCATTCGGCAAATGATCGAGATCGCCCGTGGCCTGCACAGCGGGGCACGTGTTTTGATTCTGGATGAACCGACCAGTGCCCTCAGCCCACCCGAAGCCCGTCGACTCTTTGAGCTGATCAAACATCTGCAGACGCGCGGCGTTGCCATGGTCTTTATCAGCCATTTCCTGGAAGACGTGCTGGCAATCTGCAATCGAGTCACGATTCTGAAAGATGGACGTAAGCTTCGGACCAGTCTGTCGCGTGATCTGGATCGGGCCACCATCATTCGCGAAATGGTCGGTGATGTGACCGAATCGACTTCGGAAGAATGTGTCGAAACCGCTCTTCCTGTCGCAGCCGAGGGAGCCGCTCGTCTCGAAATTCGCGGACTGATGCGAAGTCGGTGTTTCGAATCGATCTCACTCGACGTGAAGCCTGGCGAATGCCTGGGGTTGTATGGATTTGTCGGAGCTGGGCATCAGGATCTGGTTCATGCCTTGGGAGGCTCTGTAAATCCCGAGGGAGGCCAGATCCTTGTCGATGGAAAGCCCATCCGGACGGGGGACGTGGCGAGTGCCGTCGGTGAGGGAGTCGTTCTGGTGGCAGCGGATCGCGCGCAGACTCTTGCGCGACGAGCTCCCATCTCGCATAACACAACCCTCGCTCATTTACGCCGAACTCTGGGCAATTGGATCGTTCGCCGTCGTGAGAACCAGGTCTGCCAACCGCTGCTGGAGCGTGTCGGCTGCAACCCGCCCAATCCCGCATTGCGCGCAGGCGCTCTCTCGGGCGGAAATCAGCAGAAGGTTGTCCTGGCCAAGTGGCTGCTGGGGCCGATTCGCGTCCTGCTGCTCGAAGAACCAACGCGCGGAATGGACGTGCACGCGAAGGCCGAGATCATGGAACTGGTCGCCGAGCAGAAGCGCCAGGGCGCCGCCGTCGTCCTGGCTTCAACGGAGCCAGAACTGGTACTCGCCTACTCAGACCGTATCGTCACATTAGCCCGCGGCCGCGTCACACGCGTCTTCAGTGGAGAACGAGTCACCAAGCAAGACCTCATGCGGTGCGCCGAAGTCGTGTGA